In Vibrio fluvialis, the DNA window GCGGCGTTCATCAACCTGCTTGCCACATTAGCCAAAAGCCTGCCGCTGATTGCGTTTATCGTTCTGGCTTACCTGGCTTTTGAGCCAGAGACCTTCAACTTCGATCGCTCTGGCAGCACGCTCGGCACCCCGTTTATGGAACAAGTGAAAAGCACCATGCTGATCACGCTGTGGGTTTTCACGGGCATTGAAGGCGCGATCGTGTTGTCGATTCGAGCCAAGCGCCGTGAAGACATCGGCAAAGCGACCTATCTCGGAGTGGTATTCGCGCTGGTGTTGTACGTGGCGATTACGTTGCTCTCTCTGGGTGTGATGAGCCGCGGTGACGTGGCAGCGCTGAGTAATCCGTCGATGTCTGGCCTGATGGCGCACATGAGTGGCAGTGTCGGTCAATGGGTCATTAGCCTCGGGCTGATTGTGTCGGTGCTGGCCTCGTATTTGAGCTGGATTCTTTACTCCGCCGAAGTGCCGTGTACCACTGCGCAACATGGCGCATTTCCGCGCTTTTTTGCTCAGCAGAATGAGCAAGGCACATCGACCGCTTCTCTCACTCTGACCAGCCTGACGGTGCAACTCTGTTTGGCGCTGATTTTGTGGACGGGCGAGAGCTACAACACCTTGGTGTTGGTCTCTACCTCAATGATTCTGGTGCCGTACTTTTTGGTGGGCGCATATCTGGTGAAAGTCGCCTTTGAGCAGCGCTGTCGCTGGCCAATCAAAGCCATCGGTCTGGGCGCCAGTGTGTATGGTTTGTGGCTGATCTATGCCGCGGGGCTGAATAGCCTGGCGCTGTCGACCTTACTCTACATACCGGGATTGATGGTGTTTTTCTACAGCCGCCACAAGCATCGCCAACTGGCACTGCAACCTTAACCCTGCTCTTTCGTTTGCTCTGCCCTTTGCTTGTTGAAGGGCAGACGCGCACTGCTTTTTGCATCGTCATTCAGCTCCTGCGCCAGTTGCTTCCATCCGCTCACTTCATCACGGAAATAGCGCACTTGCTTCGGTGTCGCTAAACGCACAATCTGCACCACGTATTTGTCGCTGATGCTGTCGTTATACTTTTGCTTCGCTTTCAGCACCGGACTGTAGTACTGCTCCGGCTCAAACAACAAGGCTTGCAGATGAGTGCTGAACCTTGACTCCTCATGGCGCTCATCAAGCAGGGTTCTGAGCTCATTGCGCAGACTGGCCTGAAACGCCATCCAATCGTTGGTGGTCACCTGCACCTCATTGGCCCACTGCTTCACCAGTGTTTGCTGCACTGGAGTCAAATCGCCCAGCCATTGCTCCATCCGTTCGGAGATGCGTTCGACGTAACGGCCGCGGATCTGAGGCTCACTGAGCCCCTGATATTTATCGGCGAATTTCTGATGGCGCTTGGCCACACCCTGCAAAAACTCCTCAGCCTGCGCGTCACTGAGGTTATTGGCTAGCTGATAAACGTCGGGAAGAAACTTACTCAGCAGACGCTGATAATGGTCATTGATCAACGCTTGCTGCTGCTTGAGATCCTGCTCGGTAAAGCTCGCCGGGTCGAGTGCTAGCCACTGATCGAGCTGCTCAATGTAAGCGGGCAGCTCGGCACTCTGGTGCCACTGGCTGAGCAGCATGATGCGATCGCTCAACCTATCTTCCTGCTCGTCGGTCAAATCAACGTAATCTTCCAGATAGTCAATAACGATCCAGTCGATATTGTGATAAACAAATTTAGTGCCGCACCCCACCAGCACCAGCGTGCTGAGCAAAAGCGCTATCCATTTCGCCATGACGTTTTATCCCTGTTGCTCTGTGAGTAAACATAGTCATTGAAAGCTTGTTGCGCGACCTTAACTCACCAATATGACCGTCAGGCGAATACGTTCAAACTGGCGTGAATTTTTTTCTCAATCAACGTGATGAGTTCACCGTTGAGCTCATTGAGTGCCGGTTCGACGTTTTTCGCCAGCGGTAGAATGATTTGAAAATCGTAGTGAAT includes these proteins:
- a CDS encoding basic amino acid/polyamine antiporter, whose protein sequence is MQNTQKIGLTALTALVFSSMVGAGIFSLPQNMAEVAGVDAILTGWLITGVGILLLAGCFLHLSRLRPDLDGGIYTYARTGFGDIAGFLSAWGYWLCATIGVVGYLVVAFAAVGAFVDTPDSVLFGDGNTLPAFIGESIILWSVHYLVLRGVKQAAFINLLATLAKSLPLIAFIVLAYLAFEPETFNFDRSGSTLGTPFMEQVKSTMLITLWVFTGIEGAIVLSIRAKRREDIGKATYLGVVFALVLYVAITLLSLGVMSRGDVAALSNPSMSGLMAHMSGSVGQWVISLGLIVSVLASYLSWILYSAEVPCTTAQHGAFPRFFAQQNEQGTSTASLTLTSLTVQLCLALILWTGESYNTLVLVSTSMILVPYFLVGAYLVKVAFEQRCRWPIKAIGLGASVYGLWLIYAAGLNSLALSTLLYIPGLMVFFYSRHKHRQLALQP
- a CDS encoding DUF6279 family lipoprotein, giving the protein MAKWIALLLSTLVLVGCGTKFVYHNIDWIVIDYLEDYVDLTDEQEDRLSDRIMLLSQWHQSAELPAYIEQLDQWLALDPASFTEQDLKQQQALINDHYQRLLSKFLPDVYQLANNLSDAQAEEFLQGVAKRHQKFADKYQGLSEPQIRGRYVERISERMEQWLGDLTPVQQTLVKQWANEVQVTTNDWMAFQASLRNELRTLLDERHEESRFSTHLQALLFEPEQYYSPVLKAKQKYNDSISDKYVVQIVRLATPKQVRYFRDEVSGWKQLAQELNDDAKSSARLPFNKQRAEQTKEQG